One Rhodobacteraceae bacterium M385 genomic region harbors:
- a CDS encoding RidA family protein produces the protein MIERIEPSVRSSKIVKHNGVAYLTGQVGEGADITEQTQECLRRVDALLAQAGSSREHMLQVTIWLADMADFAAMNEVWNAWVPEGHAPARACGEARLARDVLKVEMIVTAAVI, from the coding sequence ATGATTGAACGGATTGAGCCGAGCGTTCGCAGCTCGAAAATCGTGAAGCACAATGGCGTGGCGTATCTGACGGGCCAAGTGGGCGAGGGTGCCGATATCACGGAACAGACACAGGAATGTCTGCGCCGTGTCGATGCGCTGTTGGCGCAAGCCGGGTCATCGCGTGAACATATGTTGCAGGTCACGATCTGGCTGGCGGACATGGCCGACTTCGCCGCCATGAATGAGGTCTGGAACGCTTGGGTGCCCGAGGGCCACGCACCGGCGCGGGCCTGTGGCGAAGCGCGGCTGGCGCGTGACGTGCTGAAGGTGGAAATGATCGTCACGGCAGCGGTGATTTGA
- a CDS encoding rhodanese-like domain-containing protein encodes MGLKTSASQMVATARARIEEIETAELIAKVDDPDVVIVDIRDIRERQRGCIPGSVHAPRGMIEFWVDPDSPYFKPVFGQEGKKYVFHCASGWRSALTVATLQDMGFDAAHLREGFSTWEEHGGPVEIPEPRK; translated from the coding sequence ATGGGCCTGAAAACCTCTGCCTCACAAATGGTTGCCACCGCTCGCGCCCGGATTGAGGAGATCGAGACCGCCGAGTTGATCGCCAAGGTCGATGATCCCGATGTGGTGATCGTGGACATCCGCGACATCCGAGAGCGTCAGCGCGGGTGCATCCCCGGCTCGGTCCATGCGCCGCGCGGCATGATCGAGTTCTGGGTCGACCCCGATAGCCCCTACTTCAAGCCGGTGTTCGGGCAGGAAGGAAAGAAGTACGTTTTTCACTGCGCATCGGGCTGGAGATCGGCCCTGACGGTGGCGACACTGCAAGACATGGGCTTTGACGCGGCCCACCTGCGCGAGGGATTTTCGACGTGGGAAGAACACGGCGGCCCGGTTGAGATACCAGAGCCCCGGAAATAG
- a CDS encoding propionyl-CoA synthetase, translating into MTYKETFERASTDPEGFWLEAAGGIDWVTPPTQAFTPGSGVYGRWFEGAVGNTCHNAVDRHVAAGRGDQPAIIYDSPVTDTKRTISYTELLDEVATLGAVLTGMGVGQGDRVIIYMPMVAEAVIAMLACSRIGAVHSVVFGGFAPAELATRIDDADATVILTASCGIEPGRVIDYMSLVSEAIDIAQNNVSSCLVLQREIQPANLTEGRDLDWAEEMARARAEGRSAPCAEVAATDPAYILYTSGTTGQPKGVVRDTGGHMVALNWTMKNIYGVKAGEVFWAASDVGWVVGHSYICYAPLLAGCTTVVFEGKPIGTPDAGTFWRVIEDHDVSVMFTAPTAFRAIRGQDPEGEFLEKYDTSSLRALFLAGERSDPATLAWAEAQLGVPVIDHWWQTETGWAISAIPMGIEALAVKHGSPGVPMPGYDVQVLDDAGHPVPNGTLGNIVVKLPLPPSCLPTLWNAEDRFHSSYLNEFPGYYATSDAGILDEDGYLHIMARTDDIINVAGHRLSTGAMEEVLSNHDAVAECAVVGKADALKGQVPLGFFVLKSGVEQDADEITAELVKKVRHDIGAVAAFKLAVPVKRLPKTRSGKVLRGTMQKIADAEAYKMPAAIDDPVILDEITQVLTDKGLIG; encoded by the coding sequence ATGACGTATAAAGAGACGTTCGAAAGGGCCAGCACGGACCCGGAGGGCTTTTGGCTTGAGGCAGCAGGCGGGATTGATTGGGTAACTCCGCCGACACAGGCATTCACGCCCGGTTCTGGCGTATACGGGCGATGGTTTGAGGGCGCTGTTGGCAACACCTGCCACAACGCTGTGGATCGTCATGTGGCGGCCGGACGCGGCGACCAGCCTGCGATCATCTACGACAGCCCCGTGACCGATACCAAGCGCACGATCTCCTACACAGAGCTGCTGGACGAGGTCGCCACCCTGGGCGCGGTGCTGACAGGCATGGGCGTGGGGCAGGGGGACCGGGTCATCATCTATATGCCGATGGTGGCCGAGGCGGTGATTGCGATGTTGGCGTGTTCCCGAATTGGCGCGGTTCATTCCGTGGTGTTTGGCGGCTTCGCTCCGGCTGAGCTGGCCACGCGGATCGACGATGCGGATGCCACGGTTATCCTGACCGCCTCTTGCGGGATCGAGCCGGGACGGGTCATTGACTACATGAGCCTTGTGTCAGAAGCTATTGATATTGCGCAAAACAATGTGTCGTCTTGTTTGGTGCTTCAGCGTGAAATTCAGCCCGCTAACCTGACCGAGGGCCGTGATCTGGATTGGGCCGAGGAAATGGCCCGCGCCCGTGCCGAAGGCCGCAGCGCCCCTTGCGCCGAAGTGGCGGCGACGGACCCGGCCTATATCCTCTATACCTCCGGCACCACGGGCCAGCCCAAGGGCGTGGTGCGCGACACGGGTGGCCATATGGTGGCGCTCAACTGGACGATGAAAAACATCTATGGCGTGAAAGCAGGAGAGGTGTTTTGGGCCGCCTCAGACGTCGGGTGGGTCGTGGGGCATTCCTACATCTGCTACGCGCCTTTGCTGGCCGGCTGCACCACCGTGGTTTTCGAAGGCAAGCCCATCGGCACGCCGGACGCTGGCACTTTCTGGCGGGTGATCGAGGATCATGACGTGAGCGTAATGTTCACCGCGCCGACCGCGTTCCGCGCGATCCGGGGGCAAGATCCAGAGGGTGAATTTCTGGAGAAATACGACACCTCGAGCCTGCGCGCGTTGTTCCTTGCGGGCGAACGCTCGGACCCGGCGACATTGGCTTGGGCGGAAGCGCAACTTGGCGTGCCCGTGATCGACCATTGGTGGCAGACCGAGACCGGATGGGCGATTTCCGCAATCCCTATGGGGATCGAGGCTTTGGCCGTAAAACATGGCTCTCCAGGCGTGCCGATGCCGGGATATGACGTGCAAGTCTTGGATGACGCAGGGCATCCCGTGCCCAATGGGACGCTTGGAAATATCGTGGTGAAGCTGCCGCTGCCGCCGTCATGTTTGCCGACGCTTTGGAACGCGGAAGACCGCTTCCATTCGTCCTATCTTAATGAATTTCCCGGATATTATGCCACTTCTGACGCCGGAATTCTGGATGAGGACGGCTATCTGCACATCATGGCGCGAACCGACGATATCATCAATGTTGCGGGCCACAGGCTGTCCACAGGCGCGATGGAAGAGGTTCTTTCCAACCACGACGCCGTGGCCGAATGTGCAGTTGTGGGCAAGGCGGATGCGTTGAAGGGCCAAGTTCCTTTAGGCTTCTTCGTGCTGAAATCCGGTGTGGAACAAGACGCCGATGAAATCACCGCCGAGCTGGTCAAAAAGGTCCGCCATGACATCGGGGCTGTTGCCGCGTTCAAGTTGGCGGTGCCGGTGAAACGCTTGCCAAAGACGCGCTCTGGCAAGGTTCTGCGTGGCACCATGCAGAAGATCGCGGACGCTGAGGCCTACAAGATGCCGGCCGCCATTGATGACCCCGTGATCCTTGATGAGATCACGCAAGTTTTGACCGACAAAGGATTGATCGGATGA
- the phoB gene encoding phosphate regulon transcriptional regulator PhoB — MAGEPIVLVVEDEPAQREVLAYNLRAEGFSVVTAASGDDALIVVQETLPDLIVLDWMLPEVSGIEICRQLKSGAATSKIPIIMLSARSEDTDKVRGLETGADDYITKPYSVAELLARVRTQLRRVRPSSVGERLEYEDIVIDLAEHRVYRGGDVVSLGPTEFRLLTAFMERPGRVWAREQLLDRVWGRDIYVDSRTVDVHVGRLRKALKVAQAGDPIRTVRGAGYALG; from the coding sequence ATGGCTGGTGAACCGATCGTACTTGTGGTGGAAGATGAGCCCGCTCAGCGAGAGGTGCTCGCCTATAACCTCCGTGCCGAGGGGTTCTCGGTTGTGACGGCGGCCTCAGGCGATGATGCGTTGATCGTGGTGCAAGAAACCTTGCCAGACCTCATCGTGTTGGACTGGATGCTGCCCGAAGTCAGCGGGATCGAGATCTGCCGCCAGTTGAAGTCGGGGGCGGCCACATCAAAGATTCCGATCATCATGCTCTCGGCCCGGTCCGAGGATACCGACAAGGTGCGCGGCCTTGAAACTGGCGCCGACGACTACATTACCAAGCCATATTCCGTGGCCGAACTTCTGGCCCGCGTCCGCACGCAGTTACGCAGGGTTAGGCCATCCTCGGTCGGGGAGCGGTTGGAATATGAAGACATCGTCATCGACCTGGCCGAGCACCGCGTCTATCGCGGTGGCGACGTGGTCAGCCTTGGCCCGACAGAGTTCCGCTTGCTGACCGCATTCATGGAACGGCCGGGCAGGGTGTGGGCGCGCGAACAGCTTCTGGATCGCGTCTGGGGCCGTGACATCTACGTCGATAGCCGTACCGTGGACGTCCACGTCGGACGCTTGCGCAAGGCGTTGAAGGTCGCCCAAGCCGGTGACCCGATCCGCACGGTGCGCGGCGCGGGCTATGCGCTAGGATAA
- the pstB gene encoding phosphate ABC transporter ATP-binding protein PstB — MKARGVDVFYGAGNGKRSVESMLNDASVTRAIKGVDVDIADKTVTAFIGPSGCGKSTFLRSLNRMNDTIEGCKVTGEITLEGENIYDPRIDPVQLRAKVGMVFQKPNPFPKSIFDNVAYGPRIHGLAHKKADLEEIVEKSLRRAAIWDEVKDRLDAPGTGLSGGQQQRLCIARAVATSPEVLLMDEPCSALDPIATAQVEELIDELREQYSVVIVTHSMQQAARVSQKTAFFHLGNIVEFDDTDKIFTNPSDPRTESYITGRIG, encoded by the coding sequence ATGAAAGCCCGCGGCGTAGATGTGTTCTACGGGGCAGGGAACGGCAAACGCTCTGTCGAGAGCATGCTGAACGACGCGTCCGTCACCCGTGCCATCAAGGGCGTGGATGTGGACATCGCCGACAAGACAGTGACGGCGTTTATCGGGCCTTCGGGGTGCGGTAAGTCCACCTTCCTGCGGTCGCTCAACCGGATGAACGACACGATCGAGGGCTGTAAGGTCACCGGTGAGATCACGCTGGAAGGCGAGAACATCTACGACCCGCGCATCGACCCGGTGCAATTGCGCGCCAAGGTGGGCATGGTGTTCCAAAAGCCAAACCCGTTCCCCAAGTCGATCTTCGACAATGTGGCCTATGGTCCGCGTATTCACGGGTTGGCCCACAAGAAGGCGGACCTTGAAGAGATCGTGGAAAAATCCCTGCGTCGCGCCGCCATTTGGGACGAGGTAAAAGACCGCCTCGATGCGCCCGGCACCGGCCTTTCTGGCGGCCAGCAGCAACGTCTGTGCATTGCCCGTGCGGTCGCCACATCGCCGGAAGTCCTGCTGATGGACGAGCCTTGCTCGGCACTGGACCCCATCGCTACTGCGCAAGTGGAGGAACTGATCGATGAGCTGCGAGAGCAGTACTCTGTTGTCATCGTGACCCACTCGATGCAGCAGGCGGCACGAGTCAGCCAGAAGACCGCGTTCTTCCACCTTGGGAACATCGTCGAATTTGACGACACCGACAAAATTTTCACCAACCCCAGCGATCCCCGCACGGAAAGCTACATCACGGGACGGATCGGATAG
- the phoU gene encoding phosphate signaling complex protein PhoU, which produces MPNQEHIVSSFDRDLEGIQTQIMRMGGMVEEAIANASTALTTRDLELAQAVRKADRAIDEAETNLNEEAARIIALRQPAASDLRTLLSVFRVSGNLERIADYAKNIAKRSEAVIELPSVPGDTAALKRMAHQVEMMLKDVLDAYIQRNADLAEDVRQRDLEVDQMYSALFREYLTHMMEDPRHITTCMHLHFMAKNIERMGDHVTSMAEQVIYLVTGEIPSEDRPKDDETPFLAGA; this is translated from the coding sequence ATGCCAAACCAAGAACACATCGTCAGCAGCTTTGACCGCGACCTCGAAGGTATTCAGACCCAGATCATGCGTATGGGCGGCATGGTGGAAGAGGCGATTGCCAATGCCTCTACCGCATTGACCACCCGCGACCTTGAACTGGCCCAGGCCGTTCGCAAGGCCGACCGCGCCATTGATGAGGCGGAAACCAACCTCAACGAAGAAGCCGCACGCATCATCGCATTGCGCCAACCCGCCGCATCGGACCTGCGAACCTTGCTGTCGGTCTTCCGCGTATCCGGCAACCTTGAACGGATCGCCGATTACGCCAAAAACATCGCCAAACGCAGTGAAGCAGTGATCGAGTTGCCCTCGGTTCCCGGTGACACAGCGGCGCTCAAGCGGATGGCGCACCAAGTTGAAATGATGCTGAAAGACGTGCTCGACGCCTATATTCAGCGCAACGCGGATCTTGCCGAAGACGTGCGCCAGCGCGACCTTGAAGTGGACCAGATGTATTCCGCGCTGTTCCGCGAATACCTGACCCACATGATGGAAGACCCACGCCACATCACCACCTGTATGCACCTGCATTTTATGGCAAAAAACATCGAACGGATGGGCGACCATGTCACCTCGATGGCCGAGCAGGTGATCTATCTTGTGACCGGCGAAATCCCGAGCGAAGATCGCCCGAAGGATGACGAAACGCCTTTCTTAGCCGGGGCCTAA
- a CDS encoding substrate-binding domain-containing protein, with amino-acid sequence MSFAKISVSVVALAAVSATSALAQGREEIRVVGSSTVFPYSQAVAEQFANLTGAPSPIVESTGTGGGMQIFCGGIGEAHADVTGASRAMRASEFELCQENGVTDITEIYFGSDGLSLAVSRDSEFAWDLTLTQVYLALGAQVPVDGEWADNPYTLWSEIDASLPAVEILAYGPPPTSGTRDAFVELAMHAGCEELAYVHDGGFDGDWVEENCSRMRTDGPFVEAGENDNLIVQRLQADANALGIFGYSFLYENLDTLQAVNINGVAPDAATIASGDYPISRPLFVYVKNAHRGVIANLEEFIEEFVSEEAMGPGGYLSERGLVPLEDDVRAATNEAAITAVTYTGAE; translated from the coding sequence ATGTCTTTCGCAAAAATCAGTGTTTCGGTTGTCGCACTTGCCGCCGTTTCTGCCACTTCCGCTCTGGCCCAGGGCCGGGAAGAAATCCGCGTTGTCGGGTCCTCCACCGTGTTCCCATACTCGCAAGCGGTTGCTGAGCAATTCGCAAACCTGACCGGCGCGCCTTCGCCCATCGTTGAATCCACCGGCACCGGTGGCGGCATGCAGATCTTCTGTGGCGGTATCGGCGAAGCCCACGCAGACGTCACCGGCGCGTCGCGCGCCATGCGTGCTTCCGAGTTTGAGCTTTGCCAAGAAAACGGCGTGACCGACATCACCGAAATCTACTTCGGCTCTGACGGTCTTTCCCTTGCAGTTTCCCGTGACAGCGAATTCGCTTGGGACCTGACACTGACACAAGTTTACCTTGCCCTGGGCGCACAGGTTCCAGTTGACGGCGAATGGGCCGACAACCCCTACACCCTGTGGAGCGAAATCGACGCTTCTCTGCCAGCCGTCGAAATCCTCGCCTACGGCCCTCCGCCCACATCCGGCACACGCGACGCCTTTGTTGAACTGGCCATGCACGCTGGTTGTGAAGAACTGGCCTATGTCCACGACGGCGGTTTTGACGGCGACTGGGTAGAAGAAAACTGCTCGCGCATGCGCACAGACGGACCTTTCGTCGAAGCTGGCGAGAACGACAACCTGATCGTTCAGCGCCTGCAAGCCGATGCGAACGCGCTGGGTATCTTCGGCTACTCCTTCCTCTACGAAAACCTCGACACCTTGCAGGCTGTGAACATCAACGGTGTTGCACCTGACGCGGCCACGATTGCTTCCGGCGATTACCCGATCTCGCGTCCTCTCTTTGTTTACGTGAAAAACGCCCACCGCGGTGTGATCGCGAACCTTGAAGAGTTCATCGAAGAGTTCGTTTCCGAAGAGGCCATGGGCCCCGGCGGCTACCTGTCCGAGCGTGGCCTTGTGCCGCTGGAAGACGACGTTCGCGCCGCCACCAACGAGGCGGCCATCACAGCCGTGACATACACAGGCGCCGAATAA
- the pstC gene encoding phosphate ABC transporter permease subunit PstC: protein MTLTAFLILIAFAIAGYMLNRQTAAAIRSDGTRLHSLMHFHGLYAMLMILVPVFVILVLFLILETPVIDTIVMSGVPQSELEGLDSGAVQLILAEIRSIANGQVFGTPADWKLEAAERLSTLYRNADILLIVLVLLLSVGILFYTRNRVSAEFRARQAVEAIVSGLMIACSLVAIFTTVGIVFALVFETWKFFQMVPLQDFLFGVNWEPQIPIREDQIAAEGAFGWLPVILGTVVISAVAMFIATPVGLMSAIYLNEFAPRRMRAVVKPLLEILAGVPTVVYGFFAILVVAPAMRGVGAELGIPVSPNTALAAGGVMGIMLIPFISSFADDALSAVPRSLRDGSLALGSTRAETMLKVQFPAAIPGIVGGVLLAVSRAIGETMIVVMAAGLMARMTINPLDSVTTVTVQIVTLLIGDTAFDNPKTLAAFALGLMLFIITLGINVWALRIVRKYREIYD, encoded by the coding sequence ATGACCCTGACCGCCTTTCTCATCCTGATTGCCTTCGCCATCGCGGGCTACATGTTGAACCGCCAAACGGCTGCGGCGATCCGGTCCGATGGGACACGGCTGCATTCGTTAATGCATTTCCACGGCCTCTACGCGATGCTGATGATCCTGGTCCCGGTCTTCGTGATCTTGGTCCTGTTCCTGATCCTAGAGACGCCGGTAATCGACACCATCGTCATGAGCGGCGTGCCTCAGTCCGAGCTAGAGGGGCTTGATAGCGGCGCCGTGCAGCTTATCCTCGCGGAAATCCGCTCCATCGCGAACGGGCAGGTGTTTGGCACCCCCGCCGATTGGAAGCTGGAGGCCGCCGAGCGCCTAAGCACCCTTTACCGCAACGCCGACATTCTGCTGATCGTACTGGTCCTGCTGCTGAGCGTCGGTATCTTGTTCTACACCCGCAACCGCGTTTCGGCCGAGTTCCGGGCCCGCCAAGCGGTGGAGGCCATTGTCAGCGGTCTGATGATCGCCTGTTCGCTTGTGGCGATTTTCACCACCGTGGGCATCGTCTTCGCGCTGGTCTTCGAGACCTGGAAATTCTTCCAGATGGTGCCGCTGCAAGACTTCCTCTTTGGTGTGAACTGGGAGCCTCAAATCCCGATCCGCGAAGACCAGATTGCGGCAGAAGGTGCCTTTGGCTGGCTTCCAGTGATCTTGGGTACGGTCGTGATCTCGGCGGTGGCCATGTTTATTGCCACGCCTGTGGGGTTGATGTCAGCCATCTACCTGAACGAATTTGCGCCGCGCCGGATGCGGGCAGTGGTGAAGCCGCTTCTGGAAATCCTTGCTGGTGTTCCCACGGTTGTTTACGGCTTCTTCGCGATCCTTGTGGTGGCGCCCGCCATGCGCGGGGTAGGGGCCGAGCTTGGTATTCCGGTCTCGCCCAACACCGCGCTGGCGGCAGGTGGCGTGATGGGGATCATGTTGATCCCGTTCATATCTTCCTTTGCCGATGATGCCCTCTCCGCTGTGCCACGCAGCCTGCGCGATGGATCGCTGGCGCTTGGCTCCACCCGAGCAGAGACAATGTTGAAGGTGCAATTTCCCGCCGCCATTCCCGGCATTGTAGGCGGCGTCCTGCTGGCCGTCAGCCGCGCCATTGGCGAGACGATGATCGTGGTGATGGCCGCGGGTCTGATGGCTCGGATGACAATTAACCCCCTCGATAGTGTGACCACGGTGACGGTACAGATTGTGACGCTGCTGATCGGCGACACCGCTTTCGACAACCCCAAAACGCTGGCGGCCTTCGCCCTAGGTCTGATGCTGTTCATCATCACCCTCGGCATCAACGTGTGGGCCCTGCGCATCGTGCGCAAATACCGCGAAATCTACGATTAA
- the pstA gene encoding phosphate ABC transporter permease PstA: MANIPDTNGTTPARSLRQASPQVRRRKRKETLLQACGLGAILLAFSVLFILVASLVKTGHTAFVQTHVTLDVYVDPAEIEVDRLPRGGFQNVLTAAVLANLPSADPETDARAVRGILSNGAQFDLRDRVVADNDLIGQTITMTVPVADIFDQLNKGGIRRDTPEELRRVNDQEILWFDELDAAGLISRPFNVALFTNADSRFPELAGLKGALVGSFWALLTCFVIAFPIGIGAAIYLEEFAPKNRLSDFIEVNINNLAAVPSVVFGLLALAVFLNWFGMPRSAPFVGGLTLALMTMPTIIIATRAALKAVPPSIREAALGLGASRQQVVFGHVLPLAMPGILTGTIIGLAQALGETAPLLLIGMNAFITSAASSPFDAATAMPTQIFIWADSPERGFVSRTSAAILVLLGFLVIMNGVAIYLRNKFERRW, from the coding sequence ATGGCAAACATTCCAGATACCAACGGTACGACCCCAGCCCGGTCGCTGCGTCAGGCCTCGCCTCAAGTGCGTCGCCGCAAGCGTAAAGAAACACTGCTGCAAGCCTGCGGGCTTGGGGCGATCCTGCTGGCCTTCTCGGTCCTCTTCATCCTCGTGGCCTCGCTGGTGAAAACGGGTCACACGGCCTTTGTGCAGACCCATGTGACCCTTGATGTCTACGTGGACCCCGCCGAGATCGAGGTGGACCGTCTGCCACGCGGTGGTTTCCAGAACGTGCTGACGGCGGCAGTGCTGGCGAACCTGCCATCGGCGGACCCGGAAACCGACGCCCGCGCGGTGCGCGGCATCCTATCCAACGGGGCGCAGTTCGACCTGCGCGACCGGGTTGTGGCTGACAACGATCTGATCGGTCAGACCATCACCATGACGGTGCCCGTTGCCGACATTTTCGATCAGCTTAACAAGGGTGGCATCCGTCGCGACACGCCGGAAGAGCTGCGCCGCGTCAACGATCAAGAGATCCTCTGGTTCGACGAATTGGACGCCGCTGGCCTGATCTCTCGGCCCTTTAACGTCGCGCTCTTCACGAACGCCGATAGCCGCTTTCCTGAACTGGCGGGCCTGAAGGGCGCTTTGGTGGGCTCTTTCTGGGCGCTGCTGACCTGCTTCGTAATCGCTTTTCCCATCGGCATTGGCGCGGCCATCTACCTAGAGGAATTCGCCCCGAAGAACCGCTTGTCGGACTTCATCGAGGTGAACATCAACAACCTCGCGGCGGTGCCTTCGGTGGTATTTGGTCTGCTTGCCTTGGCGGTGTTCCTGAACTGGTTCGGGATGCCCCGGTCGGCCCCATTCGTGGGCGGCCTGACACTGGCACTGATGACCATGCCAACAATCATCATCGCGACCCGTGCGGCCCTGAAAGCGGTGCCACCGTCGATCCGAGAGGCCGCCTTGGGCCTTGGCGCATCGCGTCAGCAAGTGGTCTTCGGCCACGTCCTGCCGCTGGCCATGCCCGGTATCCTCACGGGCACAATCATCGGTCTCGCTCAAGCGCTTGGGGAAACTGCGCCGCTTCTTCTGATCGGGATGAACGCCTTCATCACCTCTGCCGCCAGCTCTCCGTTTGATGCCGCCACGGCGATGCCCACACAGATCTTCATCTGGGCCGACAGCCCCGAACGCGGCTTCGTCAGCCGGACATCCGCCGCGATCCTCGTGCTGCTTGGCTTCCTGGTCATCATGAACGGCGTCGCGATCTATCTAAGAAACAAATTCGAAAGACGGTGGTAG
- a CDS encoding PAS domain-containing protein — MTRNLINTVMFTVPDPMLFIDSSGAIEDANPAAATLFGDWIIGRNHAAILRQPALLNQIDTVLAGAATAEARIERSDQTGVSQYRVRISAVETPEGRALLLHFNDITHLGEAQEMRRDFVANVSHELRTPLTSMIGFIETLKGPARNDPIAQDRFLSIMEEEALRMNRLISDLLSLSRVESAKRLRPNDTVDLAGVLANVIATLTPRAQDNGNVLRLVHDGTPAMIQGDRDQLIQVFLNLAENALKYGGAEKPVTITISRGQGSGATKGEILVVDVTDEGEGIASLHLPRLTERFYRVDSHRSREMGGTGLGLAIVKHIVNRHLGRLKIHSKQGHGSTFSVQFPAISETSGAVS, encoded by the coding sequence ATGACCCGAAATCTGATTAACACCGTCATGTTCACGGTGCCGGACCCGATGTTGTTTATCGACAGCAGTGGCGCCATTGAGGATGCAAACCCCGCGGCTGCAACGCTTTTTGGCGATTGGATCATCGGGCGCAACCATGCGGCCATCCTGCGCCAGCCAGCGTTGTTGAACCAAATTGACACGGTTCTTGCGGGGGCCGCCACGGCTGAGGCGCGCATTGAACGCTCGGACCAGACCGGGGTGTCACAGTACCGCGTGCGCATTTCGGCGGTCGAAACGCCGGAGGGCCGCGCCCTTTTGCTACATTTCAACGACATCACCCATCTTGGGGAGGCGCAGGAAATGCGGCGCGACTTCGTGGCCAATGTCTCCCATGAGCTCCGCACGCCGCTGACCTCGATGATCGGCTTTATCGAGACGTTGAAGGGCCCGGCCCGAAACGATCCCATCGCCCAAGACCGGTTTCTGTCGATCATGGAGGAAGAGGCCCTGCGCATGAACCGCCTGATCTCGGACCTGCTGTCGCTCAGCCGGGTGGAATCTGCCAAACGCCTGCGCCCCAATGATACGGTTGATCTGGCCGGTGTCTTGGCCAACGTCATCGCCACCCTGACGCCGAGGGCGCAGGACAACGGCAACGTGCTGCGCTTGGTCCATGACGGGACGCCCGCGATGATCCAGGGGGACCGAGATCAATTGATCCAGGTTTTTCTGAACCTGGCAGAGAACGCACTGAAGTACGGCGGGGCGGAAAAGCCTGTGACCATCACCATTTCGCGCGGGCAGGGGAGCGGGGCTACGAAGGGGGAAATCCTTGTCGTGGATGTCACTGACGAGGGAGAGGGAATCGCTTCGTTACATCTACCGCGTCTGACCGAGCGATTTTACCGGGTCGATTCGCACAGATCGCGGGAAATGGGCGGCACCGGGCTAGGGCTGGCGATTGTGAAGCATATCGTCAATCGGCACCTAGGGCGGCTAAAAATACATTCGAAACAAGGGCATGGAAGCACATTCTCGGTGCAGTTTCCGGCAATCTCCGAGACATCTGGGGCAGTGTCATAA